Sequence from the Bifidobacteriaceae bacterium genome:
GCCTGATCAGGTCGTCCGGCCGCCAGGGCACGGTGGTGGCGCCGAATCGGGGCGGGAGCCTGCCCCGGGGGGAGGCGGCCACCCGCTTGCACGATGCCGCCTGGCGGCTCGCCGTTCTAGCCCGCCAGTTGGGCCTCGGCGAGTCGGCGGCGGCGGCCGCCCTGGTCGCCGCGCAGCGGGAGCTCGACAGGCTCGACGCGCCGGGCACGGACAGCGGGCGAGCGCCGGACGGCCAGGCCGACCACTCGTCCGGCCTGGTCGCGGCCGAACACCAGCCAAAGCCTCCTGGCGCGCGTTGAACGCCGCGCCCGCAGGGCGCGCCTGCGAAGGTCGGCCTGTCGCGGGGGCGCGTTGGGCGCGGGCCGTTGTGGTGTACTGGACGGCGTGAAGATCAAGGTGGCGGTGGGCCAGTTGGCTCCCACCGAGGACGCGGCGGCCAATTGGGAGGCCGCGATGCGGCTGGCCGAACAGGCCGCCCAGGGCGGAGCGCGGCTGCTGGTGCTGCCCGAGCAGACAATGCTGGCGCAGCGCGGGGAGGACGCCGCCCATTTCGCCGCCCTGGTCGCGCCAGCGTGGGATTGGTGGCCCCAGGCGGTGCGCGATGCCGCCCGACGGCTCGACCTCGCGATTGTCGCCGGCGGTTTCGCCCCGTTCGGCGCGCCGATGGCGCCCTGCTGGCACGGCGGTTGCCCTGATTCGGCTGGCCGCGCCGCCGACCCGGCGGCCAAGGCACCCGACGCGGCGGGGCGGTCCTGGGACGGACGACCCGGATTCCCGGCCATGGCAAACGCGGGGACGGCTGAAGACTCCGAGGCGCATGGCCGAGCCGACTCGCCTGGCGGGGCCGGGGCGACGCCGGACGGGCCAGAGGGGACCAGGCCCTGGAACGTTCTGTTGGCCTGGGACCCGGCGGACGGCATCATCGCGGTGCAGGCGAAGACCCGGCTCTACGACGCCTTCGGCGGACGGGAATCGGCCATGGTCAGGCCCGGCGAGGCGGGTATGGTCAGGCCGGTGCGACTGGCTGGCCTGACGCTGGGCCTGGTCAACTGCTATGAGCTGCGCTTCCCGGAGCACGCCCGGCAACTCGCCCGGGCGGGCGCGGAGATCTTGACGCTCAGCGCCGCCTGGGCGCGCGGCCCGCTGAAAGAGGATCAATGGGCCACGCTGGCCCGCGCCCGCGCCATTGAGAATTGCGCCTACCTGCTGGCCGCCGGCACCCGCGCCAAAGACACGATCGGCCGGTCGATGATCATCGACCCGGCCGGGATCATCCGCGCCGGCCTGGCGGACGAACCCGAAGGCTTGGCGATCGCGGAGATCGACACGGACCTGGTGGCCGCCACCCGCGCGCGGGTCGGCTCCGTGCCGGCCGCCAACCCGCGCGCTCAGGCCCGGTAGTCCCCTTGTTCAGCGACCGTCTCGCCGACCGACAGTTCGCAGTGGACCTCGACTCGGTGCGGCCCTTCGGATCCCACGCACGTTTCGCGAGGGCACGCTGCACCGCGAACCGCGCGGTCACGGGGACCCACGGCGCGAAGAGTCAAGGGACCCTGGTCCCAGGTCACGGGGATTTTCGGGGTAGATTGTGCAGACTGGATCGCCCCGATCCGGCTGGCTTCGTCGGACTAATGCCTGCTGCGCGCCCCTCGACGCCTCCGCTACAAGCCCGAAAGGATACGGCATCGGCGTTGACGGCAGGTATGGGACGGAAACTCGCCCCAAGTTGAAGTACGGCGAGGAGACGTACATGTCAGACGGGAACAAGTGGGTCGTGAGCCCGCTGTGGGGCGGTGGCCAGCCCGTCTATGTCTGAAACTAAGCCCCTCAAGCCCTTCGCAATAGTCAGCCTAACCAAGACCTGCGGGCTGGGCGGCGTTATCACCCGCCGCCCAGCCCGTGGTGGCCAGGTCCCGGGCCGAGCAGCTAATGCGGTATTCGTTGTGCTCTTGGCGGTAGCGGGGGTTGGTGGCTGCAAAGCCGATGATTCTCACCGGGCGGCCAGCCCCTCGACGCAGCACTCGTCGGCACCAGCCAGCCTGGCGGCGCGGGGTGACGCGCCGGAGGCCAGGCTTTGGGTCGACCGCGCGGAATTGCCCTTCGACTACTACAGTGACCTAATCGCGGCGACCTATCTGCGAATGTCCGACGTCGCCTCCGGCGACGGCGGCCAATGGGAGATCGAACAGGAAAAGTGGATCGCCAGCTGCATGAAGGACAAGGGCTTCGAGTATTACCCAAAGGCGGTCGAACCGCCCGCCGAGGGCGCGTCGAACGATCAGGCAGGCGACCGGAAGCTATGGGTGCCGTGGATGCCGGATGACCTGGCAGAAGTCGAACGCTACGGGTACGGCTACTCGCAGGGCATCGGCCCGAGCGACACCGCGGCGGCTCCCGAAACGGACGACCAGCCGGACCGCAACGCCGATTACGTCTCCTCGCTCAGCCACTCGGCCCAAGAGGAATACCAGATCGCCTTGATGGGGCGGGAATTGGCCGACTGGTTCGCGCAGGGCGCGGACCCTGGGGCGCCGCTGCCCGCGCAAGGCGGCTGCATGCTAGGCGCGTCCGAAGCGCACCCCTACCCTTGGGCGCAGGTGGCGGAGGAGTCCCCAATCACCTTGTACGAGGACCTCATCGACCGCATGCGGGACGAGGGCGGCGACCCATACGCGCAGATAACACCCGGCGACCGGCCTGCCGCTGGCACATTCTTGAGACGCCAGGAAGTCGACGCCCTGGACACCGAGTGGAGGGAATGCTTCGAGCGGGACTTCCCCGAGCCGGAGGGGTCCCGGATCGCGGGCGCCCCCACATCCGACGCCGATGGACCGACAGGCGCCTGGAGCATGGCTTTCAACACCAACCAGGACGGCGAGTGGTGGACCGGTCTGCCAGACAAGATCCCGCTCGAATACGCGTCTTTGACTGGCACCCCGAGGGAGATCGCCATCGCGGTGGCGGATTTCAAATGCCGCCAGGAAACTGACTACATCCAGCGGTTCTTGACCCTCCAACGCGAAGCCCAAGAGGAGTTCGTCGCCAAGCACAAGTCTGAGCTCGACCAAATGGTCGCCGC
This genomic interval carries:
- a CDS encoding GntR family transcriptional regulator, whose translation is MILSVDPDSDLPVGAQLRDQIGLLIRSGSLADGARLPAIRHLAADLGLARGTVAKVYEQLARDGLIRSSGRQGTVVAPNRGGSLPRGEAATRLHDAAWRLAVLARQLGLGESAAAAALVAAQRELDRLDAPGTDSGRAPDGQADHSSGLVAAEHQPKPPGAR